In a genomic window of Spirosoma agri:
- a CDS encoding DUF3267 domain-containing protein, translated as MPILRPTVEQLHQSGHYELIESFSIDEMNQFLLRELGMKPTSAQQPRKRTWKSWLALIGIGFLGGLVGYLISASSANWLVKGLSIVGQIGVGGVAFFLVLPLHEFIHGLAFKRVGAPTVRYGGSLKNGMVYAYSQLFPATMGEVAFVAVMPFLVITTMGVVGLILWPFYAVSFIVLLLIHTAGCIGDFVLIRYYLKNRHRTIYTYDDVDVERRSYFFAEIRTMVYGI; from the coding sequence ATGCCTATACTGCGTCCCACGGTTGAGCAACTCCATCAGTCTGGTCACTATGAGTTGATTGAGTCCTTTTCAATTGACGAAATGAATCAGTTTCTGCTCCGCGAATTAGGCATGAAGCCTACCTCCGCCCAGCAGCCTCGGAAGCGTACCTGGAAAAGCTGGCTTGCCCTGATCGGTATTGGATTTCTTGGCGGCCTGGTGGGCTATTTGATCAGTGCTTCATCAGCTAACTGGCTAGTAAAAGGGCTGAGCATTGTAGGGCAGATTGGGGTGGGGGGCGTCGCGTTTTTCCTCGTGTTGCCGCTTCATGAGTTCATTCACGGACTGGCATTCAAGCGCGTTGGCGCCCCCACGGTACGCTACGGAGGATCACTGAAAAACGGGATGGTGTATGCCTACAGTCAATTGTTTCCGGCTACGATGGGTGAGGTCGCTTTCGTAGCGGTCATGCCTTTTCTGGTAATTACCACGATGGGCGTGGTCGGACTTATTCTCTGGCCGTTTTATGCGGTTTCCTTTATCGTCTTACTGCTGATTCACACAGCGGGTTGCATCGGCGATTTTGTCTTGATTAGGTATTATCTTAAAAATCGGCACCGTACCATTTACACCTATGACGATGTTGATGTCGAACGTCGATCGTACTTTTTTGCTGAAATCCGAACTATGGTTTATGGGATTTGA